Proteins from a single region of Oncorhynchus keta strain PuntledgeMale-10-30-2019 chromosome 20, Oket_V2, whole genome shotgun sequence:
- the ccn4a gene encoding cellular communication network factor 4a, whose protein sequence is MSWLLVWILIAAGIQKAYSQTQNPTAMLPLTEPTDLEPYNRTQYCHWPCECPPVLPACPAGVSLLMDGCDCCKACARQVGEECNEADTCDYHKGLYCDYSTDKPRYEKGVCAYMVGTGCEHDGVIYRNGQSFKPSCKYQCLCVNGAIGCVTLCTDSQPPRVWCQNPRRVKIPGRCCEQWICDEPKKGRKTAPRHAVEALPAEAQGRSRNCVIQTTSWSICSKTCGRGLSLRVSNANERCEMVKESRLCNIRPCGVDITKHIKPGKKCLNIYREEQPKNFTISGCVSKQPYWPKYCGVCMATDDRCCIPYKSKTIDVEFVCPNGAVFTWQVMWINACFCNLSCRNPNNIFAELENYYGYPEIVN, encoded by the exons ATGAGCTGGCTCCTGGTGTGGATTCTTATAGCAGCTGGGATTCAAAAG GCCTACTCCCAGACCCAGAATCCCACTGCCATGCTGCCCCTAACAGAACCCACAGACCTGGAGCCATACAACCGGACCCAGTACTGCCACTGGCCCTGTGAGTGTCCCCCGGTCCTCCCCGCCTGCCCCGCAGGAGTGAGCCTGCTCATGGACGGCTGTGACTGCTGCAAGGCCTGCGCCAGGCAGGTGGGGGAGGAGTGCAACGAGGCAGACACCTGTGACTACCATAAGGGACTCTACTGCGACTACAGCACGGACAAGCCGAGGTACGAAAAAGGAGTGTGTGCAT ATATGGTTGGCACAGGCTGCGAGCATGATGGTGTGATCTACCGGAATGGGCAGAGCTTTAAGCCCAGCTGTAAAtaccagtgtctgtgtgtgaacgGGGCCATCGGGTGCGTGACCCTGTGTACGGACTCCCAGCCCCCCCGGGTGTGGTGCCAGAACCCGAGGAGGGTCAAGATCCCCGGACGCTGCTGTGAACAGTGGATCTGTGACGAGCCCAAGAAGGGGAGGAAGACTGCTCCAAGACATGCAGTGGAGG CTCTTCCTGCTGAGGCTCAGGGCCGGAGCAGGAACTGTGTGATCCAGACCACCTCCTGGAGTATCTGTTCTAAGACGTGTGGTCGAGGTCTGTCACTGCGCGTCTCCAACGCCAACGAGAGGTGTGAGATGGTGAAAGAGTCCCGCCTCTGCAACATACGGCCCTGTGGGGTGGACATCACCAAGCACATCAAG CCAGGGAAGAAGTGTCTGAACATCTACAGAGAAGAACAGCCAAAAAACTTCACAATCTCAGGCTGTGTCAGTAAGCAGCCTTACTGGCCTAAATACTGTGGGGTGTGCATGGCCACCGACGATCGCTGCTGCATTCCCTACAAGTCCAAGACCATCGACGTGGAGTTTGTGTGTCCCAACGGGGCAGTGTTCACATGGCAGGTCATGTGGATCAACGCCTGCTTCTGTAACCTCAGCTGCAGGAACCCCAACAACATCTTTGCCGAGCTGGAGAATTACTATGGTTACCCTGAGATCGTGAACTGA